Proteins encoded together in one Porites lutea chromosome 2, jaPorLute2.1, whole genome shotgun sequence window:
- the LOC140926398 gene encoding uncharacterized protein: MIANEQPSEDPRLRGGSRIKLCAKVPRQKESRSDVTNPVNYKAQAIKAETWEITYIGPFFISALSGSGYYPIETVKELYQEFSLFLPCPLGTYMVSSSRDVIKECTQCPPGGYYSDDFGYLSTSCKKCPNGSFVAYDRAPGKHSRDCKTCPLGTETDFFAGLRGCRCLENHYRTNMFKDCKKCEVGLECKDDYATLKPGYWWSWRMESYKDHYRHFIKNLLTSTPALGKTDIQYRHPIPTPYRCPLQVSCEGGLDSRCKIGYEGPLCSVCSSRYYKQFHSCKRCPSKTWIAGQLCIIVAIILIIVAFSAWSKKVKNGKKEGKHSLTDTFLSKIKIVIGFYQVTNGLLEALSYISWPDSLQLIGKYTAILQLDVLQIAPVSCLSDGLHVDAFGNLLAIMTINACLIGFAWIIYLSRKAIISKNRCLEEEEMYHKISELKEKVYRNLFFALYVTYLSTCSKATSVLPIACWKLCQDKEDENCSEYLRADYSVKCDDSQYNNLVIIAYLSVVYIIALPVATFISLWRCRRSENSVNQKIFEGRDTELVTGLSFLFEDYKDRSWYWEMVEMSRKIIVTSGLVMVGSERRSYVGLTWVIGGMYGVLFSWVKPIQDDSQNRLMTASLAVTVVNLGIGAVSRIPAENLPASDNTYMNSVAFDILILGANTLVMGLLIVNYVQQLYEFVDEWRKNPQWSFSCCLAFVLPLFSLPGEIGSLSSTNVLHAQLDSGQMGVSTIADAVNEGGVTDITLDKNDSDGFEQKDDPPEQIQIIKERNDQSVQTAIRTPT; the protein is encoded by the exons ATGattgccaacgagcagcctAGTGAAGACCCGAGGCTGCGAGGCGGTAGCAGAATAAAGCTGTGCGCGAAAGTTCCAAGGCAGAAGGAATCTCGAAGCGATGTCAC GAATCCTGTTAATTATAAAGCACAGGCAATCAAAGCCGAAACCTGGGAAATAACTTACATAGGACCATTCTTCATTTCCGCCCTCTCTGGATCAGGTTACTACCCGATAGAGACAGTCAAGGAACTTTACCAGgagttttctctctttcttccGTGTCCTTTGGGAACATATATGGTTTCTTCTTCTAGAGACGTCATTAAAGAGTGTACCCAATGTCCTCCTG GGGGATATTACTCCGATGATTTCGGCTACTTAAGTACAAGCTGCAAGAAATGCCCAAACGGTTCATTCGTTGCTTACGATAGAGCACCCGGAAAACATTCTCGGGATTGCAAAACCTGTCCATTAG GTACGGAAACAGATTTCTTTGCCGGACTTCGAGGCTGTCGATGTTTGGAAAATCATTATCGAACCAATATGTTTAAAGACTGCAAAAAATGCGAAGTAGGATTGGAATGCAAGGATGATTACGCAACCTTGAAACCCGGTTATTGGTGGAGTTGGAGGATGGAGTCCTATAAAGATCATTACCGACATTTCATAAAAAATCTTTTGACATCTACACCAGCATTAGGAAAAACTGATATACAATATCGTCACCCAATACCCACGCCGTACAGATGTCCACTACAGGTATCCTGTGAGGGTGGCTTAGATTCTCGTTGCAAGATTGGTTACGAAGGCCCACTTTGCAGTGTCTGCAGTTCACGGTATTATAAACAGTTCCATTCATGCAAGAGATGTCCATCCAAGACTTGGATAGCTGGGCAGTTGTGTATCATTGTTGCGATTATTTTGATAATCGTTGCATTTTCTGCGTGGtcaaaaaaggtgaaaaacgggaaaaaagaaggaaagcaCTCATTAACAGACACGTTTTTATCCAAGATCAAGATCGTTATTGGCTTTTATCAGGTCACCAACGGTTTGCTTGAGGCACTCTCTTACATATCATGGCCGGATTCTCTTCAGCTGATTGGCAAGTATACAGCCATACTGCAGCTGGACGTTCTCCAAATAGCGCCAGTTAGCTGTCTTTCTGATGGATTGCATGTTGACGCTTTTGGAAACCTTCTTGCAATTATGACAATAAACGCTTGTTTGATCGGATTTGCTTGGATAATTTACCTTTCCCGTAAAGCTATCATTTCGAAAAATCGTTGTTTAGAAGAAGAGGAAATGTATCACAAAATTTCAGAACTAAAGGAAAAAGTTTATAGAAACTTGTTTTTTGCCCTGTACGTGACATACCTGAGCACATGCTCCAAAGCAACCTCCGTCCTGCCAATTGCTTGCTGGAAATTATGTCAGGATAAAGAAGACGAGAACTGTTCTGAGTATCTGAGAGCAGATTACAGCGTAAAGTGCGATGATTCACAATATAACAACCTAGTAATTATTGCCTACCTCTCAGTTGTCTATATCATCGCATTACCAGTTGCGACTTTTATCTCTCTTTGGAGATGTCGAAGAAGCGAAAACTCCGTAAACCAAAAGATATTTGAGGGCCGCGACACGGAATTGGTTACAGGGCTGAGCTTTCTCTTCGAAGACTACAAAGACCGTTCCTGGTATTGGGAAATGGTTGAGATGTCTCGCAAAATTATCGTTACATCGGGTCTTGTCATGGTGGGAAGTGAAAGAAGGTCCTATGTTGGCTTGACCTGGGTCATTGGAGGAATGTATGGGGTACTTTTTTCCTGGGTCAAGCCCATCCAAGATGATTCTCAGAACAGATTGATGACAGCATCTCTTGCAGTAACTGTTGTTAACTTGGGAATTGGAGCTGTGAGTAGGATTCCCGCTGAGAACCTACCTGCTTCAGACAATACCTACATGAACAGTGTGGCTTTCGATATATTGATACTCGGAGCGAATACTCTCGTTATGGGACTTTTGATTG TTAACTATGTTCAGCAATTGTATGAATTTGTTGATGAATGGCGCAAAAATCCACAATGGTCATTCTCTTGCTGCTTGGCTTTTGTGCTTCCACTATTTTCACTGCCGGGAGAAATAGGTAGCTTGTCAAGTACGAACGTCCTGCACGCCCAACTGGATTCAGGTCAGATGGGAGTGAGCACTATTGCAGATGCCGTAAACGAAGGTGGCGTAACTGACATCACTCTTGACAAAAACGACAGTGACGGATTTGAGCAGAAAGATGATCCTCCCGAACAGATTCAGATCATTAAAGAGAGAAATGACCAAAGCGTACAAACAGCGATAAGGACACCTACCTGA
- the LOC140926397 gene encoding uncharacterized protein: protein MAAAPRAPKQWQLTKNETITSYESWRQNLVYILSLDKNFVPFLEATWQKQTAANPRRGLTNDGTSIPEAQRLTAAQKNAHLDLLLGQIANFCPVISRNSIVKHSTSLNDIWQKIRQHFGFQSSGAHFLDLASISLQTAERPEDLFQRLMAFFEDNLLAVNGGLTHHGEQVTADEDLSPSLENTIVVLWLQLIHPGLPLLVKQKYGSELRNKTLASLKPEISQALNSLLDELRSIEDTKAMRISNVNPRRTSNGGQGQPRRRPFVSCILCKTAGRPHNTHDLMECRYLPDRDRRPLARSRLINDDPDEFATGDCGPYDECCDHALPPEHSDVPTAPTALRVSIIQSPVLNTFYHEHPVQLTLDTGATSNMVRASAAKLYGLPVTPASQMARQADGVTPMDVVGEVHCTLTRGQQAFELDALVVRQLDVDILAGNPFLARNDIGIRPARRQIVIGGSDVIHYGTASKHTTQPAVRRTQSFLLRNPQRTVILPGEYVQLDTPCDSDPDTLWALEPRLDCPSNTPLKAEGAWPPPQQVLSVDHAVRITNTTDSPILLRTGEQLCHVRHVIPVDSIDTTSAPTSTATTAPTCCQPSSTNVILDPDGCLDEDIRDKFRALNLEFDDVFNPTISKYNGASGTIEAVVNIGPTLPPQRKGRLPQYNRSTLEELQAKFDELEVAGVFARPEQVNVHVEYLNTSFLVKKPNGGSRLVTSFGEVAQYSKPQPSLMPNVDGVLREIGKWEYIVISDLLKSFYQIPLAHSSMKYCGVATPFKGIRVYTRSAMGMPGSETCLEELMSRVLGDLIQEGCVAKIADDLYVGGSNPTDVLHNWRRVLSLLQRNNLRLSAPKTLICPRKATVLGWVWSNGTLQASPHKLAALSSVDPPTTVQGLRSFVGAYKVLSRVLPKFAELLDPLDQATAGKESRERLVWSDELLLSFKSAQHALENHKTITIPQPRDALWIVTDGSVKNRGIAATLYTHRNGKLLLAGFFSAKLRKHQVTWLPCEIEALAIASSIKHFAPYIIQSSHTTEVLTDSRPCVQAYDKLRRGEFSASSRVTTFLSTVSRYSVHVRHIAGVENLPSDFASRHPRECLDSSCQICRFIAELEDSVVRSISVSEVLEGSVRMPFTSRAAWQATQLECPHLRRTHSHLSQGTRPSKKATKIIDVKRYLQDVVIATDGLLVVKDHPPFQPPRDRIVVPRTVLDGLLTALHIRFSHPSKYQTKRLFSRYFFALDLDKAIETVSSCCHTCQSLKTIPKHLHPQSSADAPPTIGVSFAADVAKRHRQLIMVLRETVSSYTVSSFIASEKLEDLRNAIIMLCSQLRSLRDGGVIVRVDPAPGFSALAKDRVLLSYGITLEVGRPKNPNKNPVAERAIEELGLEILNLSPEGGPVSQTTLSLATANMNSRIRRDGLSALELWTQRDQLTGAQLPIVDRQIILSQNFSRQQNHMPSAKSKAHGFTKASIPTVLVGDLVFIKGDKDKLKARDKYLVIGIDKDLFCQLRKFTSSQFRSKVYTIPMCDCYPVTPTVLAQTPQGPIRGQTESTASDSDDDPVPVVPSLRPPTVLASPPVDTYTVPVHHSVPPAHSQLPAQEHPPIPEVIMPSRSPPQAPLDPSFTDDAQPTPAAVIPTRKSDRSRKAPFWHNKDWDFD, encoded by the coding sequence atggccgccgctcCCAGGGCGCCTAAACAATGGCAGCTTACGAAAAACGAGACCATCACCTCGTACGAAAGTTGGAGGCAAAACTTAGTCTACATCTTATCCCTAGACAAGAACTTTGTCCCATTTTTAGAGGCCACATGGCAAAAACAAACCGCCGCCAACCCTCGAAGAGGCCTTACGAATGATGGCACGTCTATACCTGAGGCACAACGACTTACTGCCGCTCAGAAAAATGCCCACCTGGATCTTCTGCTCGGACAGATTGCCAATTTTTGCCCCGTGATCTCCAGGAACTCCATAGTAAAGCACTCTACCTCTCTGAATGACATTTGGCAGAAAATTCGCCAGCATTTTGGGTTCCAGTCCTCCGGAGCCCATTTCCTCGACCTTGCAAGCATCAGCCTTCAAACTGCTGAGCGACCAGAGGACTTATTCCAACGCCTCATGGCCTTCTTCGAAGACAACCTCCTTGCAGTTAATGGTGGCTTAACCCACCACGGTGAGCAGGTGACCGCAGATGAAGATCTTTCCCCATCGCTCGAGAACACTATAGTAGTTCTGTGGCTGCAGCTGATCCACCCTGGCCTACCATTACTGGTAAAGCAGAAGTATGGTTCTGAGTTGCGTAACAAGACCCTTGCCTCACTCAAGCCAGAGATCTCACAAGCACTTAATTCCCTCCTTGATGAACTACGCTCCATAGAGGACACCAAAGCCATGCGTATTAGCAATGTCAACCCCAGACGCACCTCTAATGGCGGACAGGGCCAACCACGCCGCCGTCCATTTGTATCTTGTATTCTCTGCAAAACCGCTGGACGCCCTCACAACACCCATGATCTAATGGAGTGCCGTTACCTGCCTGATCGTGACAGGAGACCATTGGCCCGCTCACGTCTTATAAACGACGATCCTGATGAGTTTGCGACCGGCGACTGTGGCCCTTATGATGAGTGTTGCGATCATGCCCTCCCGCCTGAGCACAGTGATGTACCTACTGCACCTACTGCACTCCGTGTCAGCATCATTCAATCACCTGTTCTCAACACCTTTTACCACGAGCACCCCGTGCAGCTCACCCTTGATACTGGCGCCACGTCTAACATGGTTCGTGCCTCGGCCGCTAAGTTATATGGCCTACCTGTTACCCCAGCTTCTCAGATGGCCCGCCAAGCCGATGGAGTTACCCCTATGGATGTGGTGGGTGAAGTGCATTGCACTCTCACTCGTGGACAGCAAGCATTTGAACTAGACGCCCTAGTTGTTCGCCAACTCGATGTTGACATTTTAGCGGGAAACCCCTTCCTGGCCCGAAACGACATCGGCATCCGTCCTGCCAGGCGCCAAATTGTAATCGGCGGGTCTGACGTAATCCACTATGGTACTGCTTCCAAACACACTACTCAACCAGCTGTGCGACGCACCCAGTCCTTTCTCCTACGCAACCCGCAACGCACAGTTATACTGCCAGGAGAATACGTTCAGCTTGACACCCCTTGTGATTCTGACCCAGATACGTTATGGGCCCTTGAACCCCGACTAGACTGTCCATCCAACACCCCCCTCAAGGCAGAAGGAGCATGGCCCCCACCTCAACAAGTCCTCTCTGTGGACCACGCTGTACGCATAACCAATACGACTGACTCTCCTATACTTCTTCGGACCGGCGAGCAGCTGTGTCATGTAAGGCATGTTATACCTGTCGACAGCATAGACACCACATCTGCCCCTACCTCTACAGCCACTACTGCCCCTACCTGCTGCCAGCCCTCCTCCACTAATGTGATCCTTGACCCCGATGGCTGCTTAGACGAGGACATTCGCGACAAGTTCAGAGCACTGAATCTGGAGTTTGATGATGTTTTCAACCCCACTATCTCGAAATATAACGGCGCTAGCGGTACCATTGAAGCTGTTGTCAACATTGGTCCCACACTCCCCCCTCAGCGTAAAGGCAGACTCCCACAGTACAACAGAAGCACCCTTGAGGAATTGCAAGCCAAATTTGACGAGCTCGAAGTGGCTGGTGTGTTTGCCAGACCTGAACAGGTGAACGTACACGTTGAGTACTTGAATACCTCCTTCCTTGTTAAGAAACCCAATGGGGGTAGCAGACTTGTGACATCCTTCGGCGAAGTTGCCCAGTATAGCAAGCCCCAGCCTTCTCTAATGCCTAACGTCGATGGTGTACTGCGTGAAATTGGGAAGTGGGAGTATATAGTTATCTCGGACTTGTTAAAGTCGTTCTATCAAATTCCACTGGCTCACTCTTCCATGAAGTACTGTGGGGTAGCCACACCCTTTAAAGGCATCCGTGTGTATACCCGCTCTGCTATGGGCATGCCTGGGTCGGAAACATGCCTCGAGGAGCTAATGTCTCGAGTTCTGGGTGACCTAATTCAAGAGGGTTGTGTTGCCAAAATTGCTGATGACCTGTACGTTGGTGGGAGCAACCCTACAGATGTCCTTCATAATTGGCGGCGCGTTCTTTCCTTGCTTCAACGCAACAATCTTCGTCTCTCCGCGCCCAAAACACTCATCTGTCCCAGAAAGGCCACCGTGTTGGGTTGGGTATGGTCTAACGGCACCCTACAGGCTAGCCCCCACAAGTTAGCCGCATTATCCTCTGTTGACCCTCCTACTACTGTTCAAGGCCTACGATCTTTCGTTGGTGCATACAAGGTGCTCAGCCGAGTACTCCCTAAGTTCGCTGAATTGCTGGACCCCTTGGATCAGGCCACCGCTGGAAAGGAATCTCGAGAAAGACTAGTGTGGTCCGATGAGTTACTCCTGTCTTTCAAGTCCGCCCAACACGCCTTGGAAAACCACAAGACCATCACAATCCCCCAACCCCGCGACGCTTTGTGGATCGTGACAGACGGTTCTGTGAAGAATAGAGGCATCGCAGCCACACTCTACACCCACCGGAACGGTAAACTGCTGTTGGCTGGTTTTTTCAGCGCGAAACTGCGAAAGCATCAAGTGACCTGGCTACCATGTGAGATCGAAGCTCTGGCCATAGCTTCCTCCATCAAGCACTTCGCCCCTTACATTATCCAGTCATCCCATACAACCGAAGTTCTGACGGACAGTAGGCCTTGTGTCCAAGCCTACGATAAGCTTAGGAGAGGAGAGTTCTCAGCCAGCTCCAGAGTTACCACCTTCCTGTCTACAGTCAGCCGCTATTCTGTCCATGTGCGCCACATTGCAGGTGTTGAAAACCTCCCCTCAGACTTCGCCAGCAGACACCCAAGAGAATGCTTGGACTCCAGCTGTCAGATTTGTCGCTTTATCGCGGAGTTGGAAGATTCTGTTGTGCGCAGCATCTCCGTGAGCGAAGTCCTAGAGGGTTCTGTTCGAATGCCCTTCACCAGCCGCGCCGCATGGCAAGCTACCCAGCTGGAATGCCCTCACCTCCGGCGAACCCATTCTCACCTCAGTCAAGGTACCCGACCTTCAAAGAAGGCTACCAAAATAATTGATGTCAAACGCTATCTTCAGGACGTCGTCATCGCCACTGATGGTCTTCTCGTTGTCAAAGACCACCCGCCTTTCCAGCCCCCTCGCGATCGCATTGTTGTCCCTCGCACTGTTCTTGATGGACTCCTGACAGCCCTTCACATCCGTTTCAGTCATCCTTCCAAGTACCAAACCAAGCGCCTTTTTAGCAGGTACTTCTTTGCTCTGGACCTTGACAAAGCAATTGAGACTGTCTCTTCCTGCTGTCACACCTGTCAATCTCTGAAGACTATCCCTAAACACCTGCACCCGCAGTCTTCTGCCGATGCTCCTCCTACCATTGGCGTATCATTTGCAGCTGATGTCGCTAAGCGTCATCGTCAACTGATCATGGTTCTAAGGGAAACAGTGTCTTCGTACACCGTGTCTTCCTTCATCGCGAGTGAAAAACTCGAAGACCTCCGCAATGCCATCATCATGCTCTGCTCTCAGCTCCGTTCCCTTCGCGACGGAGGGGTGATCGTCCGCGTTGATCCTGCCCCTGGCTTCTCCGCCCTTGCCAAAGACAGAGTACTCCTCTCTTATGGGATCACCCTGGAGGTTGGTAGGCCCAAAAACCCTAACAAGAATCCTGTGGCTGAGCGCGCAATCGAAGAGCTAGGCTTGGAGATCCTCAACTTGTCTCCTGAGGGAGGCCCCGTCTCTCAAACTACGCTGTCCTTAGCAACGGCCAATATGAACTCCCGCATCCGCCGTGATGGCCTCTCAGCTCTTGAGTTGTGGACGCAACGCGACCAGCTCACTGGTGCGCAGCTTCCAATTGTCGATCGCCAGATTATCCTCAGTCAAAACTTTTCCCGCCAGCAGAATCACATGCCGAGTGCTAAGTCCAAGGCCCATGGCTTTACCAAAGCCTCCATCCCCACTGTCCTTGTTGGTGACCTTGTTTTCATCAAAGGTGACAAAGACAAACTGAAAGCCCGCGACAAGTATCTTGTGATCGGCATCGATAAAGACCTTTTCTGTCAGCTCCGCAAGTTTACCAGTTCACAGTTCCGCAGTAAGGTCTACACCATTCCTATGTGTGACTGCTACCCTGTCACCCCAACTGTCCTAGCTCAGACTCCACAAGGACCCATCCGTGGCCAGACCGAATCCACTGCTTCTGACTCTGACGATGATCCTGTTCCCGTCGTCCCTTCACTAAGACCCCCTACAGTGCTTGCTTCTCCACCAGTGGATACCTATACTGTTCCGGTACACCACTCAGTGCCTCCAGCTCATTCTCAGCTACCCGCCCAGGAACACCCCCCAATTCCTGAAGTCATTATGCCTTCTCGGAGTCCTCCACAAGCTCCCCTGGACCCCTCTTTTACTGATGATGCACAGCCGACGCCTGCTGCTGTTATCCCCACTAGGAAATCTGACCGCTCGCGGAAAGCCCCATTTTGGCACAATAAGGACTGGGACTTTGACTGA